The following proteins are encoded in a genomic region of Alphaproteobacteria bacterium:
- the nth gene encoding endonuclease III has product MKKASRADEIFRRLSAQNPEPKTELNYTNPYTLLVAVVLSAQATDAGVNRATAALFKAADTPQAMLALGEAGLKQHIKTIGLFNAKAKNVIALSQLLIEKFGGKVPRAQAELETLPGVGRKTANVVRSVIYGDETIAVDTHVFRVAHRLGLAKGNTPDKVEDELMAGIPAQWRQHAHHWLILHGRYVCKARKPDCQVCALTDLCPYYKNLMKGV; this is encoded by the coding sequence ATGAAAAAAGCTTCCAGAGCCGACGAAATCTTCCGCAGGCTGTCGGCGCAGAATCCGGAGCCGAAGACGGAGCTGAATTATACCAATCCCTATACGCTGCTGGTCGCCGTCGTGCTGTCGGCGCAAGCGACCGACGCGGGAGTCAATCGCGCCACCGCCGCGCTGTTCAAGGCCGCCGATACGCCGCAAGCCATGCTCGCCTTGGGCGAGGCGGGACTAAAACAGCACATCAAGACCATCGGCCTGTTCAATGCCAAGGCGAAGAATGTCATCGCGCTGTCGCAGCTGCTCATCGAAAAGTTCGGCGGCAAGGTGCCGCGCGCGCAGGCAGAACTTGAAACCCTGCCGGGCGTCGGGCGCAAGACCGCCAATGTCGTGCGCAGCGTGATCTATGGCGATGAGACCATCGCGGTCGACACCCATGTTTTTCGCGTCGCGCATCGGCTCGGGCTTGCGAAAGGCAACACGCCGGACAAGGTCGAGGACGAGTTGATGGCGGGCATTCCCGCCCAATGGCGGCAGCATGCGCATCATTGGCTGATCCTGCATGGACGCTATGTCTGCAAGGCACGCAAGCCGGACTGCCAAGTCTGCGCGCTGACGGATTTATGCCCGTATTACAAAAATTTGATGAAGGGCGTTTAA